Proteins from a genomic interval of Halomonas alkaliantarctica:
- a CDS encoding helix-turn-helix domain-containing protein — MEQSKTTMAQFEGSKLRLARHYWGKTLGQIAEDIDKTRQYVSQLETGKAAHTVSQDVLERLAYSLNVTTGFFYAPASSALTEDQAHFRSLASTKVSTKLKVLARGTLFDQLARFIDERVALPEVNFPDFSGACTTEEIERAAEKTRHHWGLGLGPIDNMVKVVEHAGALVTFFNDASQEVDALSIPSVRPVIVRNDAKESPFRQRFDIAHEMAHLILHEGIVTGDRKTETEANRLSSAFLLPRSTFMKIFKTRGRTLDWQCIIDIKMTFGVSKAAVLYRAKVLGVIDERQYKSGVIFLKNTRQSKKEDEDGYVARERAGLLPKSFDALLKYHGLDFNDVANALNVQPKLLKEIIPDAVDSKIINNKFAHQRTHLRLV, encoded by the coding sequence ATGGAACAGTCGAAGACAACAATGGCTCAGTTTGAAGGAAGCAAACTTAGACTCGCGAGACATTATTGGGGTAAAACACTTGGTCAAATAGCAGAGGATATAGATAAGACTAGGCAGTATGTTTCCCAGCTGGAAACTGGCAAAGCTGCACATACAGTTTCTCAAGATGTTCTAGAGCGCTTGGCGTATTCTCTCAATGTCACTACCGGCTTTTTTTACGCACCAGCAAGCTCAGCTTTGACGGAAGACCAAGCTCACTTTAGAAGTCTAGCATCGACCAAAGTCAGTACCAAACTTAAGGTATTGGCTCGGGGTACTTTATTTGATCAGCTTGCCCGTTTCATAGATGAGCGTGTGGCTCTCCCTGAAGTTAACTTTCCTGATTTTTCAGGAGCTTGCACTACAGAAGAGATCGAGCGCGCTGCTGAAAAAACACGCCATCATTGGGGGTTAGGCCTTGGCCCAATCGATAATATGGTTAAAGTTGTGGAGCACGCTGGTGCTTTGGTAACTTTTTTTAATGATGCTTCCCAGGAGGTAGATGCTTTATCTATTCCCTCAGTAAGGCCGGTCATTGTAAGAAATGATGCTAAAGAAAGTCCTTTTAGGCAGCGTTTTGATATAGCTCACGAAATGGCACATTTGATTTTACATGAAGGAATAGTGACAGGAGATCGAAAGACAGAAACGGAGGCCAATAGGTTGAGCTCAGCCTTTCTTCTTCCTCGCTCTACTTTCATGAAAATATTTAAGACTCGTGGTCGTACTCTAGATTGGCAATGTATAATTGACATAAAAATGACCTTTGGTGTGTCTAAAGCAGCGGTTCTCTATAGGGCAAAGGTGCTCGGTGTAATTGATGAGCGTCAATATAAGAGTGGTGTGATTTTTTTAAAAAATACTCGCCAGAGTAAGAAGGAAGATGAGGATGGATATGTGGCGAGGGAACGCGCAGGTCTGCTTCCGAAATCTTTTGATGCCCTATTAAAATATCATGGCTTAGATTTTAATGATGTTGCAAATGCTCTTAATGTACAGCCGAAGCTTCTTAAAGAGATAATTCCTGATGCTGTTGATTCTAAAATTATAAATAATAAATTTGCTCATCAAAGAACACACCTAAGACTAGTATAA